The Streptomyces sp. NBC_01244 genome contains a region encoding:
- a CDS encoding nuclear transport factor 2 family protein, whose product MDPCVRASRSLARQLLDPEFVEVGASGRRWTHDEMLAALPELDGAAEGGPRHEPADFTGVLLAPGLVHLTYETTLDGKRVRRSSLWRRQGAATTWRMYYHQATPVPPDSM is encoded by the coding sequence ATGGACCCCTGCGTGCGGGCATCACGCTCGCTTGCCCGACAGCTGCTGGACCCGGAGTTCGTGGAGGTCGGTGCGTCGGGGCGGCGGTGGACGCACGACGAGATGCTCGCCGCGCTGCCCGAGCTGGACGGCGCGGCAGAAGGCGGCCCGCGCCACGAGCCCGCGGACTTCACCGGTGTCCTGCTCGCACCCGGGCTGGTGCACCTCACCTACGAGACCACCCTGGACGGAAAGCGGGTACGGCGGAGTTCGCTCTGGCGCAGGCAGGGCGCCGCCACGACGTGGCGGATGTACTACCACCAGGCCACACCCGTCCCGCCCGACAGCATGTGA
- a CDS encoding condensation domain-containing protein, giving the protein MTEIPLSFAQRRLWFLGRLHGPSAAYNAPVVVRLDAVPDTAALGAALADVVERHEVLRTVLPAGADAEPFQRVLETAAVPGLTTAECTPGGLDAAVAAFTRQAIDITAEPPLRARLLLPGDGTSVLVLLIHHVATDGWSVRPLLRDLSEAYGARLAGREPDREPLPVQYTDYSQWQHELLGDPIDPDSLAHEQVAHWREVLAGAPQVIALPADRPRPAEPSGRGATVTSGLDAAGHRGLLALTRGHRTSLTMAARAALAAALSATGAGEDVVIGAPVAGRPDEDLYDLVGFFVNSLALRTDLSGAPSVGELLGRVRDADLAAYEHQELPFDLLVEQLAPERALGHHPFFQVMLTVDAGAGSSAPVELAGGIRGRLEDVGLDAAKFDLTWYCAERHTADGAPDGIDVALQYAADLFDEDTARLLLEVYVRALGAFAASAQDPDRLLGELDLVTAAESRALAARHAAAVPDAAAPAPAGPVRRDVLSPREEILCGLFAEVLGREALDADANFFKSGGHSLLASKLVNRIRGALGLELGIRDLFLAPTPTALHRRLVELGGAATSRPSLTAAADRPQRLPLSAAQRALWLLDRIEGPSATYNAPLVLRLAEVPDRAALAAALGDVVGRHEVLRTVYGSEGGDPYQRVTDRDGTGRESTCLEVARCAPQALEGLVAGFGREPFDLALRPPLRARLFLPGDGTSVLVLLVHHIATDGWSIAPLLRDLGEAYEARRAGRAPAWRALPVQYADYALWQRELLADPAGLLGFWKAALDGMPARTVLPVDRPRPAEPSGRAVTVSAELDPVAHRALLSLARGRRASLFMVARAALAAALSAAGAGEDLAIGTPVAGRPDQDLHDLVGCFVNSLVLRTDLSGDPAVGAFVERVRDADLAAFDHQDLPFDVLVEQLAEPGRALGEHPFFQVMLTVQEAADDTVRLGGVRGRATSTDLGAAKFDLAFHCAARRGADGAPDGLDVHVQYAEDLFDGETARLLLEVYLRALRAFAASAETRLGALELVTAEEGAGLVRRRERLAAAALAALAAKGPAVAAPVALSPREEILCGLFAEVLGREEIAADANFFKSGGHSLLASKLVNRIRAVLGVEAGIRDLFLAPTATALHRRLAAAGPAGSRPALVPAVRRPERLPLSYAQRRLWFTDQLEGPSPAYNIALVRRLDRPLDPAALADALADVAARHEVLRTVYGAEGGEPYQRVLERARPQLELARPQDVSAAVDEAAGHVFDLTRDLPLRAWLFLPDGEGPQTLVLLLHHIAADGWSTGPLLADLAAAYEARLAGRAPGAQPLPVQYADYTLWQRELLAEARSELDFWQRALTGLPPLIDLPADRHRPAEPSGRGALTAFAVSADTHARLTRLAHAQGATLFMVVQAALAAALTRLGAGTDLALGTTVAGRGDDALSGLVGFFVNTLVLRTDTGGDPTFEELLGRVREAGLAAYAHQDLPFDLLVEHLNPHRSAAHHPLVQVMLQVNRADGGTDAAAGGPLAGVELPYGSATAKSDLTFALTERPDGGLSGVLEYATDLYGEEGAERLAGLLVAALELFGADPGRRVGDLPAPADRRGARPVAGGYRIDVEHVAAVLAEHPAVAGARVRVLEDRLVAEVLDREGPGGPLTEAALQEWAAERLPEYAVPSAVRLLARAAPDQGPSRPAARPATGSTTGSAAQAAGESTAQASAGSAAHASGRVQDSTGASGRVQDPTGATSRAPAADGGDDRRGDDRLAPALLRLFAEVLERGQLGPDDNFFKSGGHSLLAVRLVNRIKAELGRELTLREVFRHPTPARLAALLASAPPVPPTPPPALRRRTRAGSRVRQP; this is encoded by the coding sequence ATGACCGAGATCCCGTTGTCGTTCGCCCAGCGCCGGCTGTGGTTCCTGGGCCGGCTGCACGGACCGTCCGCCGCCTACAACGCCCCCGTGGTCGTCCGCCTGGACGCGGTGCCCGACACCGCGGCCCTCGGCGCGGCACTGGCCGACGTGGTGGAGCGGCACGAGGTGCTGCGGACCGTACTGCCGGCCGGGGCCGACGCGGAGCCGTTCCAGCGGGTGCTGGAGACGGCCGCCGTACCGGGGCTCACCACCGCGGAGTGCACGCCCGGCGGCCTGGACGCCGCCGTCGCCGCGTTCACCCGGCAGGCGATCGACATCACCGCCGAACCGCCGCTGCGCGCCCGGCTGTTGCTCCCGGGCGACGGGACCTCGGTACTCGTCCTGCTCATCCACCACGTGGCCACCGACGGATGGTCCGTACGCCCCCTGCTGCGCGACCTGTCCGAGGCGTACGGGGCCCGCCTCGCGGGCCGGGAACCGGACCGGGAGCCGCTGCCGGTCCAGTACACGGACTACAGCCAGTGGCAGCACGAGCTGCTCGGCGACCCCATCGACCCGGACAGCCTCGCCCACGAGCAGGTGGCGCACTGGCGGGAGGTCCTGGCCGGTGCCCCGCAGGTCATCGCCCTGCCCGCCGACCGGCCGCGCCCGGCGGAACCGTCGGGCCGGGGGGCCACCGTGACCTCCGGGCTGGACGCGGCCGGCCACCGCGGGCTGCTCGCCCTGACCCGCGGCCACCGGACGAGCCTGACGATGGCGGCGCGCGCCGCGCTGGCGGCGGCGCTGTCGGCCACCGGGGCGGGCGAGGACGTCGTGATCGGGGCGCCCGTCGCGGGCCGGCCCGACGAGGACCTGTACGACCTGGTGGGCTTCTTCGTCAACTCCCTTGCCCTGCGCACGGATCTGTCGGGCGCCCCCTCGGTCGGCGAGCTGCTGGGCCGGGTGCGGGACGCCGACCTGGCGGCCTACGAGCACCAAGAGCTGCCCTTCGACCTGCTGGTGGAACAGCTCGCACCGGAACGGGCCCTGGGCCACCACCCGTTCTTCCAGGTGATGCTGACGGTGGACGCGGGCGCCGGTTCGTCCGCGCCGGTGGAGCTGGCCGGCGGGATCCGCGGCCGACTGGAGGACGTCGGCCTGGACGCGGCCAAGTTCGACCTCACCTGGTACTGCGCGGAGCGGCACACGGCGGACGGGGCCCCCGACGGGATCGACGTCGCCCTCCAGTACGCGGCCGACCTCTTCGACGAGGACACGGCGCGGCTGCTGCTCGAGGTGTACGTCCGGGCCCTGGGCGCGTTCGCCGCCTCGGCGCAGGACCCGGACCGGCTCCTCGGCGAGCTGGACCTGGTGACGGCCGCGGAATCGCGGGCGCTGGCCGCCCGGCACGCGGCGGCCGTCCCGGACGCGGCCGCTCCGGCTCCGGCCGGGCCGGTGCGCCGCGACGTCCTGTCGCCGCGCGAGGAAATCCTGTGCGGACTGTTCGCGGAGGTGCTGGGCCGCGAGGCGCTGGACGCCGACGCCAACTTCTTCAAATCGGGAGGGCATTCGCTGCTGGCGAGCAAGCTGGTCAACCGGATCAGGGGCGCGCTCGGCCTGGAGCTCGGCATCCGCGACCTGTTCCTGGCTCCGACCCCGACCGCGCTGCACCGCCGCCTCGTCGAACTGGGCGGCGCGGCCACGAGCAGGCCGTCCCTGACGGCCGCGGCCGACCGGCCGCAGCGGCTCCCTCTGTCGGCGGCGCAGCGGGCGCTGTGGCTGCTGGACCGGATCGAAGGGCCCTCCGCGACCTACAACGCGCCGCTGGTGCTGCGCCTGGCGGAGGTCCCGGACCGGGCGGCTCTCGCGGCCGCGCTGGGTGACGTGGTGGGACGGCACGAGGTGCTGCGCACCGTGTACGGCTCCGAGGGCGGCGACCCGTACCAGCGGGTGACGGACAGGGACGGGACGGGGAGGGAGTCGACCTGCCTGGAGGTGGCGCGGTGCGCCCCGCAGGCGCTGGAGGGGCTGGTCGCCGGCTTCGGCCGCGAGCCCTTCGACCTCGCGCTGCGGCCGCCGCTGCGGGCCCGGCTGTTCCTGCCGGGGGACGGTACCTCGGTCCTGGTGCTGCTGGTGCACCACATCGCGACGGACGGGTGGTCGATCGCCCCGCTGCTGCGGGACCTGGGCGAGGCGTACGAGGCGCGGCGCGCGGGCCGGGCCCCCGCGTGGCGGGCGCTGCCGGTGCAGTACGCCGACTACGCCCTGTGGCAGCGCGAGCTGCTGGCGGATCCGGCGGGGCTGCTCGGCTTCTGGAAGGCGGCGCTGGACGGCATGCCGGCCCGGACCGTCCTGCCCGTGGACCGGCCCCGGCCGGCCGAGCCTTCCGGGCGGGCGGTGACGGTCTCGGCGGAGCTGGACCCCGTGGCGCACCGGGCGCTGCTCTCCCTGGCACGCGGGCGCCGGGCCAGCCTGTTCATGGTGGCCCGCGCCGCACTGGCGGCGGCGCTGTCGGCGGCCGGGGCCGGGGAGGACCTGGCGATCGGCACTCCGGTGGCGGGCCGGCCCGACCAGGACCTGCACGACCTGGTGGGCTGCTTCGTCAACTCCCTGGTGCTGCGCACCGATCTGTCCGGGGACCCGGCGGTCGGGGCGTTCGTCGAGCGGGTGCGGGACGCCGACCTGGCCGCCTTCGACCACCAGGACCTGCCCTTCGACGTACTGGTGGAACAGCTGGCCGAACCGGGGCGCGCCTTGGGCGAACACCCCTTCTTCCAGGTGATGCTGACGGTGCAGGAGGCCGCGGACGACACGGTGCGGCTCGGCGGCGTCCGGGGGCGGGCGACGAGCACCGACCTCGGCGCCGCGAAGTTCGACCTCGCCTTCCACTGCGCCGCCCGGCGCGGCGCGGACGGCGCACCGGACGGACTGGACGTGCACGTGCAGTACGCCGAGGACCTCTTCGACGGGGAAACGGCGCGGCTGCTGCTGGAGGTGTACCTACGGGCGCTGCGCGCGTTCGCGGCGTCCGCGGAGACCCGGCTGGGCGCGCTGGAGCTGGTGACGGCCGAGGAGGGGGCGGGTCTCGTCCGGCGCCGTGAGCGCCTCGCCGCGGCCGCCTTGGCCGCCCTGGCGGCGAAGGGGCCGGCGGTGGCCGCGCCCGTGGCGCTCTCGCCCCGGGAGGAGATCCTCTGCGGGCTGTTCGCCGAGGTGCTGGGCCGCGAGGAGATCGCCGCCGACGCCAACTTCTTCAAGTCGGGCGGGCATTCGCTGCTGGCCAGCAAGCTCGTCAACCGGATCCGGGCGGTGCTCGGGGTGGAGGCGGGCATCCGGGACCTGTTCCTGGCCCCGACGGCCACGGCCCTGCACCGGCGGCTGGCCGCGGCGGGCCCGGCGGGCTCCCGGCCGGCTCTGGTACCCGCCGTGAGGCGGCCCGAGCGGCTTCCGCTGTCGTACGCGCAGCGCCGGCTGTGGTTCACCGACCAGCTGGAGGGCCCCTCCCCCGCCTACAACATCGCCCTGGTGCGCCGGCTGGACCGGCCGCTGGACCCGGCGGCGCTCGCCGACGCCCTGGCCGATGTGGCGGCCCGGCACGAGGTGCTCCGCACGGTGTACGGGGCCGAGGGCGGCGAACCGTACCAGCGGGTGCTGGAGCGGGCCCGGCCTCAACTGGAGCTGGCGCGACCGCAGGACGTCTCGGCCGCCGTGGACGAGGCGGCGGGGCACGTCTTCGACCTGACCCGCGATCTGCCGCTGCGGGCCTGGCTGTTCCTGCCGGACGGGGAGGGCCCGCAGACGCTGGTCCTGCTGCTGCACCACATCGCGGCCGACGGCTGGTCCACGGGGCCGCTGCTCGCGGATCTGGCAGCGGCGTACGAGGCACGGCTGGCCGGGCGGGCCCCCGGAGCCCAGCCGCTTCCGGTGCAGTACGCCGACTACACGCTGTGGCAGCGGGAACTGCTCGCCGAAGCCCGGTCCGAACTGGACTTCTGGCAGCGGGCCTTGACCGGTCTGCCCCCGCTGATCGATCTGCCGGCCGACCGGCACCGGCCGGCCGAGCCCTCCGGGCGCGGAGCGCTCACCGCCTTCGCGGTGTCCGCCGACACCCACGCCCGCCTGACCCGCCTCGCCCACGCCCAGGGCGCCACGCTCTTCATGGTGGTGCAGGCGGCGCTCGCCGCGGCCCTGACCCGGCTCGGCGCGGGCACGGACCTCGCGCTCGGCACGACGGTGGCCGGGCGCGGCGACGACGCCCTGTCGGGTCTGGTCGGCTTCTTCGTGAACACCCTGGTCCTGCGCACCGACACGGGCGGCGACCCGACCTTCGAGGAGCTGCTCGGCCGGGTCCGGGAGGCGGGCCTGGCCGCGTACGCGCACCAGGACCTCCCCTTCGACCTGCTGGTGGAGCACCTGAACCCGCACCGGTCCGCGGCCCATCACCCGCTGGTGCAGGTGATGCTCCAGGTCAACCGGGCGGACGGGGGCACGGACGCCGCCGCCGGGGGCCCGCTGGCGGGAGTGGAGCTGCCGTACGGGTCGGCGACCGCGAAGTCCGACCTGACGTTCGCCCTGACGGAACGCCCCGACGGGGGCCTGTCGGGCGTGCTGGAGTACGCCACCGACCTGTACGGGGAGGAGGGCGCCGAGCGCCTGGCCGGGCTGCTCGTGGCGGCGCTGGAGCTGTTCGGTGCCGACCCGGGCCGCCGGGTCGGCGACCTCCCGGCGCCGGCCGACCGACGGGGTGCCCGGCCGGTGGCCGGCGGCTACCGGATCGACGTGGAACACGTCGCGGCGGTCCTCGCGGAGCACCCGGCGGTGGCCGGGGCGCGGGTCCGCGTGCTGGAGGACCGGCTGGTCGCGGAAGTGCTGGACCGTGAGGGCCCGGGCGGCCCGCTGACGGAGGCGGCCCTGCAGGAGTGGGCGGCGGAGCGGCTGCCGGAGTACGCGGTCCCTTCGGCGGTGCGCCTCCTCGCGAGGGCGGCACCGGACCAGGGGCCGTCGCGACCCGCGGCGCGACCCGCGACGGGGTCCACAACGGGGTCCGCGGCTCAGGCGGCGGGCGAGTCCACGGCGCAGGCTTCAGCCGGGTCCGCGGCGCACGCTTCGGGCCGGGTCCAGGACTCGACCGGGGCTTCGGGCCGGGTCCAGGACCCGACCGGGGCCACGAGCCGGGCGCCCGCTGCGGACGGCGGCGACGACCGGCGCGGCGACGACCGGCTGGCTCCGGCGCTGCTGCGGCTGTTCGCGGAGGTGCTGGAGCGTGGGCAGCTCGGCCCCGACGACAACTTCTTCAAGTCCGGCGGGCATTCCCTGCTGGCGGTGCGGCTGGTCAACCGGATCAAGGCGGAGCTGGGCCGGGAGCTGACCCTGCGCGAGGTGTTCCGGCACCCTACGCCGGCCCGGCTGGCGGCGCTGCTCGCGTCGGCGCCCCCGGTCCCGCCGACCCCGCCGCCGGCCCTGCGCCGCCGCACCCGCGCGGGCTCCCGGGTCCGCCAGCCGTAG